The following coding sequences lie in one bacterium genomic window:
- a CDS encoding RNA polymerase subunit sigma — MPANGSPVGIRRLFERHYPALVRFLYRRLGDRDQAEELAQEAFTRLLNQRLRRPTAWLYAVAANLARDAARGEAVRARRLQLLAGEFADATQPSPEQELLREETARRVRAALLSLSERDRLLLLLREEGLSYREIADVVGVSPTSVGPLLTRAQRRFVQLYHDTTTEAHDASASA; from the coding sequence ATCCCCGCGAACGGATCACCCGTGGGCATTCGCCGGCTTTTCGAACGCCACTATCCCGCCCTCGTCCGCTTTCTCTACCGGCGGCTGGGCGACCGCGACCAGGCCGAGGAGCTCGCGCAGGAGGCGTTCACGCGCCTGCTGAACCAGCGGCTCCGCCGGCCGACCGCCTGGCTCTACGCCGTGGCGGCGAACCTGGCGCGGGACGCGGCCCGCGGCGAGGCGGTCCGGGCGCGACGGCTCCAACTGCTCGCCGGTGAGTTCGCGGACGCCACGCAGCCGAGCCCGGAGCAGGAGCTCCTGCGCGAAGAGACCGCGCGGCGGGTGCGGGCGGCGCTCCTCTCGCTCTCGGAGCGGGACCGGCTGCTCCTCCTGCTGCGCGAGGAGGGGCTCAGCTACCGGGAGATCGCGGACGTGGTCGGCGTCTCGCCCACGTCGGTCGGCCCGCTGCTGACGCGGGCGCAGCGCCGCTTCGTGCAGCTCTACCACGACACGACGACGGAGGCGCACGATGCGTCCGCATCCGCCTGA
- a CDS encoding GHMP kinase, with the protein MTAAEAVWVEAPARLHLGLLDLRGDLGRRFGGIGIAVREPSLLLEARPAPELIVSGEEAERVASYARRFLEHHGLSGGARLHLHRAIPAHCGLGSGTQIALAVARALAILYGRPTAAAELATAVGRARRSAIGTWAFERGGFILEGGRRDDDDRPAPLLVRHAMPEDWRCVLAIPDIGPGLSGDAEEAAFRSLPPPSEALVGRIARLVLMLLLPSLVDGDLEGFGRAVTEIQRCVGESFAAVQGATFMHPLVEELIAEMLAGGAAGAGQSSWGPTVYGFVRGDAAARDLAGRIERRLAGRGLVLSVAFDNTGARAWRGGEQPSSAPGVSSDPPPSSLQ; encoded by the coding sequence ATGACGGCCGCTGAGGCGGTGTGGGTCGAAGCGCCGGCGCGGCTGCACCTCGGGCTGCTCGATCTGCGGGGCGACCTGGGCCGGCGCTTCGGCGGGATCGGGATCGCGGTCCGGGAGCCGTCGCTCCTCCTGGAGGCGCGCCCGGCGCCGGAGCTCATCGTGAGCGGCGAGGAAGCGGAGCGCGTGGCGTCGTACGCGCGCCGCTTCCTGGAGCACCACGGCCTGAGCGGCGGCGCCCGGCTGCACCTGCACCGGGCGATCCCGGCCCACTGCGGGCTGGGCTCGGGGACCCAGATCGCCCTCGCCGTGGCGCGCGCCCTCGCCATCCTCTACGGCCGGCCGACGGCCGCGGCCGAGCTCGCCACGGCGGTGGGGCGCGCGCGGCGGTCCGCCATCGGGACCTGGGCGTTCGAGCGCGGCGGGTTCATCCTCGAGGGCGGCCGCCGCGATGATGACGACCGGCCGGCGCCGCTGCTCGTGCGCCACGCGATGCCGGAGGACTGGCGCTGCGTGCTGGCCATACCGGACATCGGCCCGGGGCTCAGCGGCGACGCCGAGGAGGCCGCGTTCCGGTCGCTGCCGCCGCCGTCCGAGGCGCTGGTCGGGCGGATCGCGCGGCTCGTCCTCATGCTGCTCCTGCCCTCCCTGGTGGACGGCGACCTGGAGGGGTTCGGCCGCGCCGTCACCGAGATCCAGCGCTGCGTCGGCGAGTCGTTCGCGGCCGTGCAGGGCGCCACGTTCATGCACCCGCTCGTCGAGGAGCTGATCGCCGAGATGCTGGCCGGCGGCGCGGCGGGCGCCGGCCAGTCCTCCTGGGGGCCGACGGTCTACGGGTTCGTTCGCGGCGACGCTGCGGCCCGGGACCTCGCCGGCCGGATCGAACGCCGCCTCGCCGGCCGCGGGCTCGTCCTCTCCGTCGCGTTCGACAACACGGGCGCTCGGGCCTGGCGGGGCGGGGAGCAGCCCTCCAGCGCCCCGGGTGTCTCATCTGACCCCCCACCATCGTCTCTCCAGTAG